ACTGGTTGGTCATCTCCGAGCTGTACACATTGACCACCGCCCTTGGAGTGCCCCCTGTCCAGGTCATTACCGGAGAGGCAAGCAGCGTCAGGCGCGGTTCCCCCATGTGGACCTTTGGTTCCGGCGTAATGGTAACATCCTGCGTATAAGGAACGGCGAACTGGAAGGTAAGAACATGGATTCCTGCCTTATTGGGAACCTGGGCCACCAGCCAGTGAGTTATTCCGGCAATGGGGAACATGGAGGGAGCGTCCGCCTGAAAATGCCTCCCCTCCACCAGGGAATAATCACATTTCAAATCATCCACGGACGTCAAGACATCCTGAACCGCTTTCGTAAAAGGGATGCTGCGTATGGGTTCCTGACTGGCGGCATTGGCCTGTTCATCAGGCGGCTCATACTGGAACGGCACGCCTACGGAAATGGTCTTGCCCTTTACTCCCCTGGGGATATCCAGCGCGCAGGTGTAAATCAGGAAAGCCTGGTGCTGCTTCAGGGAAACAGTAACGTCCAGGGCGTTCAGCCGGATTCCGTCCGCCTGCGTCAAATCCATGGGAACGGGCAAGCCGGGGACCGGAGCAATGCATTGAAGGGATATCTCCTGCTGACGGGGCTGCGTGGCTTTTTCCGCGGCGGTCTGTTCCTTACGCTGGGGTTCGGCGGCCATGCCCGGCACGCAGCAAGCAATGCCGGCCAGCCAGATCAGGATAGCCAATCTCATGGCCGTTAGAGTAACGCGCTGCAGTCCGTTCATCAAGTCCATTTAGGGGAGGGAGGACAGGCCCTTTCCGTACCCGCCCTTTCCCCTGAACAACAAAGGGCAGCCTTCAGCCCTCCCTTTAACCAGCAACGTCCACGGCAGGAAACATTCGTTCCAAACTCCGAAACGCACGCCTCATGCCCTATGCAAACCGCCGAGTTGATGCCGGGACATCCTTCTACCGGAGAATCGTAAACATGGTTCCAGGTACAACCAGGTAAAAACACACCAAGGAGCATTGGAGGGTTTTCACGTCATAATACAACACAATTCACTCATTGGCAACAGTTAGACCCCATTGTTGCGTATTTGCAAGAAGACCGTATTTTTTCGCCCACCAGACGCTGTTAACGCGCTCTTATTACCAGCTTTTTATGAACCGCCCGCCTGCCGGAAGAGCCCCCAAACGCCCTGCGATATCATGCGCCAAACAAAAAAAGGAAGCGTGCAAAGAACAGAAAAAAATCACGCAAGACAGGAGAATTTTTTCTAGAAAACAGGACAAACAACACAATATATAGCGTATATAAAAAAATACTGTACAATATTTCCTTTTCATCAGGATTATTTTTCAGTAGATAATGCACACGCTACGCGCCGCCGCCCCACGACGAAGCGCAAGCCTTACGGGATTGTTCCCAAATCTTTCTACTTCGCAAGCCAATGACCACAGACAACTCGCAAACCATACTCAAACTGCGCACAGGCCAGGAAATCCTCCTCCCCCAGAGGAAAGACCTGCTGGGCGGTTTGAAATTCACCAGAAGATTTTCACACAATGAAGTCCACCCCTATGATGAAGTGGACTGGACGCGCCGCGACGTCCGCATTATGGATTGGAAAACCGGCAAGACCATTTACGAGCGTCTGGGTCTGGAAGCTCCGGCCCATTGGGATGACAACGCCGTCAAAATCACGGCGGACAAGTACCTTTTCGGCAGCGAACCCGGCTCCCTGGAATATGAAGACAGCTTCCGCAATATTTACGACCGCATTTCCAATACTTACACCGTATGGGGATGGGAGGAAGGCTACTTCGCCACGCTGGAAGACGCGGAAATTTTCAATGAGGAAATCAAGGCCATGCTGGTGCAGCAGGTATGGGCGCCCAATTCCCCCGTCTGGTTCAACATCGGTCACTGGGAGCAGTGGCGCTGGGGACGCCCGGACCTGAGGGAAAGCTATACAGGCCACGGCAACAAGGCCTACCATACCAAGGGGACCAAGAACAATCTGAAAACCTTCACGGTCCAGTCCACGTATGAATATCCCCAGTGTTCCGCCTGTTTCCTGACGGAAGTGGGAGACAGCATGGAGGATATTCTGGACCACCTGACGACGGAAGGCCGTATTTTCGCGTCCGGTTCCGGCGTGGGCATCAACCTGTCCACCCTCCGGTCCTCCAAGGAACCCATCAGCGGCAAGGGCCGGTCCTCCGGTCCCATCTCCTTCGACCGCGGCTGGGACCGCATGGCCGGAGCCATCAAATCCGGAGGAAAGACGCGCCGCGCCGCACGCATGGTCCTGATGTTCAGCGACCACCCGGATATTTTCGAATTCATCAATACGAAGAACCGCCAGGAAGACATCGCCAAGGTTATCCTGCGCGAACACAACGTGCATGTGGAGCTCAAGCAGATTGCGGAAACCAAGCTGGTTGCCGGCACTCCGGCGGAAAAGGCCGCCGCACGCGTCATTCTTTCCCTGCCCCTGGCTACGCGGAACAGTTTTGACCCGCACATGGACGCCCTGCTGTACGGGGAAACGCTCTCCCACCAGAACGCGAACCATTCCGTCTCCCTGAAGGGGGATTTCTGGCAGGCGCTCGCCAATAACGGCAACACCTATACGCGCTGGGTCACGAATCCGGCCCACATCGAACAGACGTTCCGCGCCCAGGAACTTCTGGAAGCCATGGCCCAGTCCATCTGGGACAACGGGGAACCCGGCGTGCACAATAACGATGTGATCAACCTGTGGAACCCCGTCAAGTCCATCGGCACCATCACTACGTCCAATCCCTGCTCGGAATACGTCTTCCTGAACAATACGAGCTGCAACCTTTCCTCCTTCAACGCCTACCGCTTCCTGACCAGGGGAGAGGACGGCAAGCCCGTTTTCGATGCGGACGCCCTGACCCACGCCGCCCGCCTGGCCATGGTCTGCGCGGACCTGAATGTGGAACGCGGCGGCTTCCCGATTGAAGAAATCGCGGAAGGCACTTACAAGTACCGCACCACGGGCATCGGATTCGCCAACGTGGGCGGCTCCCTGATGGCCCTGGGCGTGCCTTACGATTCCGACGAAGGCCGCTGGATTGCCTCCCAGCTTTGCAGCGCCCTGACGGCGGCCTGCTGGACGGCCTCCGCGGAAATGGGCGCGGAACTGGGTTCCTATGTGGAATACCCCGCCAGCAAGAAAGACCTGCTCGCCGTGCTGCGCCTGCACAACGCAGCCCAGAAACTGGCAAGCGCCCTGCCCTCCCAGAAGGATTCCAAGACGCTGGACGACCTGATTGAGAACATCATCGCCAATGCCGGAGGGATCCTGCCGGAAGCGCAGGGGCTCACCGCTTCCTATGCCCTGCATGCCTATCTCAAGAGCTTCAAGGCCCCCACCATGATGAACAGGGAGCGCATCGCCCCCGCGGCCAAGCTGGCGGAAGCCGCTTCCGACATGTGGGCGAAGGTGATCAAGGCCACGGCGCACCGCAACGCGTTTGTTTCCGTAATGGCCCCTACGGGCACCATTTCCGCCCCGCTGGGCTGCTATGACGAAGGCACCACTTCCATTGAACCGGACTACACGCTGGTGAAATGGAAGCAACTGGCGGGCGGCGGCTCCCTGAAGATGTTCAACCGCCTGGCCCTGGAAGGCCTCCGCGCCCTGGGTTACCCGGAAGACTTCGTCAATGAAGCCGCTCTGGAAGTGGCGGGTCTGGACGGCCTGATTTCCGCGTTCCAGGGGAATATGGATTCCGTCGTGAACCAGCTCATTGTGGACCCCTGCAATGACCAGGCCGGCCCCGTGCGCCTCGCTTGGCGCCGCCTGCTCTCCGGCACGGAATCCCGCAGTGAAATTCAGGAAAAAGTGGCCTATATCAGCAACCCTGCCAACATGGCCGTGCTGACGGTGGACGAACTCGCCGTAGTGAACGGGGCCGCCCATATTGAATCCATTCCGTGGCTGAATAAGAAGGACCTGCCGGTCTTTGACTGCGCCGCCACCAACGGCAACGGCATCCGCGCCATTTCCCCCGCCGGCCATGTGCTGATGCTGGGCGCCCTCCAGCCCTTCATCTCCGGCGCGTGCTCCAAGACGGTCAATATGCCCGTCTCCGCCGGCGTGCAGGATATTTACGACTCCCTCATCATGTCCCACGAATTGGGCGTGAAGTGCATCGCCATCTTCCGCGCCGGCTCCAAGGCGAATGCCGTTTACGTGGTGGATACCCCGGAAACGCGCATGTTCAAGGCCAACCACGTCTGGGAACAGCTGGTGAATGCCGGCTCAGACGCCATTGACGAAATCATCGCGGAGGCATCCAAGCCGCGCCAGCGCAAGCTGCCCGGCCGCCGCCTGGGCCAGACCGTCAAATTCTCCGTGGGAGGCCAGCTGACGGGCTACCTGACGGTAGGCGTCTATGCGGACGGCACCTGCGGGGAAGTTTTCGGACGCCTGGGACAAGTCGGTTCCTTCGCTTCCGGCATGTTTGAAGCTTACTGCAAGCTCCTCTCCACCGCCCTTCAGTTCGGCGTGCCTCTCAAGGAAGTGGTTAAGGGATTCCGCAATTACTCCTTCGAGCCCTCCGGGTTCTGCCGCGTGGGGGATGATACGGAGGCGGATACCTGTACGGAAATCCGCTCCTGCGCTTCCGTGGTGGATTTGATTGCCAAGATTCTGGCGTGGCTTTTCCCTGAAAGCAACGGCTACCGCCTGCGGGACGTGTTCTCCATCCCCAGCGTCAGCCTTCCGGGCCAGGCTCCGGATACGACGGTAAGCGTGCTGCCCCCCCGCATCATCACCGCTCCGGCGCATCCCGCTACTCCGGCCCTTCCGGAAATTCCCGTCGGAAAGGTTCCGGAAGGAACAATGCTCAACGGAGCCTCCCTCTGCCCGCAGTGCCACTCCCTGGCCTATGTCCAGGACGGCAAATGCAAATCCTGCCGCTCCTGCGGATACAAGGACGGCGGCTGCGGGGAATAAATCATTCCATACCCACTCTTTCCGGGCGGAATCCGGTTGCTGCCGGGTTCCGCCTGGTGAATTTACGGAAAAGGTATTTTTTCCGGGAGAGACGATTTTCCGGCCTTCCCGGCCCCCGTCCAGCATGGACTTTCCGGAAAAAGCGAACGGAAACCGCCGCGCGGGGAAAAGGAATGATAGGCGTTTGCCTTGAAATCCGGCAGCATTTCATTCATAGTCCGCCGCATACGCCTGAAGCCGCACCTTTATCTTCCATGAAACCCTACTATACCCTGGCTGACCTTCTGGATGAAGGACATCCGTTTGACGCCGGGGAATCCGTTCCCGCCAGGCTGGCCGTGATCGGGTTTCCCATTGCCCATTCCAAATCTCCCGCCATGCAGCAGGCTGCGCTGGACGCGGCGGGCATTCGCGCCCGTTATATCCGTATACAGGCTTCTCCGGAAGAATTCGGGGAGGTGGTGCGGCTCCTCAGGGAAAGGGGATTCACGGGGGCCAACGTGACGGTGCCCCACAAGCAGGCTGCCTGTTCCCTGTGCAGTGACACGGACGCTCTTTCCCGCGTCACTGGTTCCGTCAATACGCTCGTCTTTCAAAAGGACGGTTCCGTCTCCGGCTTCAACACGGACGGCCCGGGTTTCGCCCGCGCCATCCGGGAAGAATTTTCCGTGGATTTGCGCGATTTGAAAGTGGCCCTTCTGGGTTCCTGCGGCGGAGCCGGGCTAGCCTTGGCCTACACCTGCGCCATGCAGCGCTGTGAACGGCTGACGCTGGCCGGAAGATCGGAAGAAAAGCTTCAGGAGCTTAAAAACAGGCTGAGTTCCTTCTTCATTGACGAACACAGGCTGGAAGGAGCCTCCGACCGCCTGGCGGCCCACCAGAACAATACTCCCCGTTTCAATGCCGCTGTGGAGGATGCGGACCTGATCGTCAACGCCACCTCCCTCGGCCTGAAGCCTACGGACCCTTCCCCCGTGCCCCCCGCACTGCTTTCCGCCCACCATCTGGTTTACGATTTACAGACGCATGACGATGCCTTCCAGATGGAAGCCCGCTTTCAGGGCGCCAGAGTTTCCAACGGCCTTTCCATGCTGGTTCACCAGGGGGCCCTCTCCTTTGAACGCTGGTTCGGCGTCAAACCGGATATTTCCTCCATGCGCCGGGCCCTTGAACAAAAACATGACTGACGCCACCT
This region of Akkermansia muciniphila genomic DNA includes:
- a CDS encoding NADase-type glycan-binding domain-containing protein, which codes for MRLAILIWLAGIACCVPGMAAEPQRKEQTAAEKATQPRQQEISLQCIAPVPGLPVPMDLTQADGIRLNALDVTVSLKQHQAFLIYTCALDIPRGVKGKTISVGVPFQYEPPDEQANAASQEPIRSIPFTKAVQDVLTSVDDLKCDYSLVEGRHFQADAPSMFPIAGITHWLVAQVPNKAGIHVLTFQFAVPYTQDVTITPEPKVHMGEPRLTLLASPVMTWTGGTPRAVVNVYSSEMTNQSVKLDPSADAKSIVTTPKGVYTWSLLGGDGRPYAPSVVLTPGPGWVLDKDGRITVRGEKGVLTDQYDVTASSTLDRDPYGALCSPENLKKSSGYWAESVSGDGQGETLEIRLRKPGRLLGIMLETGISPVTNPEKDSEARRHPNIAYSMFSRPKSIQVTLNGNYTFDATLRDDWTPQIVVPPYYRQPVHTIKIRMNSIYRGTGTSDTYIGILKPIVQ
- a CDS encoding adenosylcobalamin-dependent ribonucleoside-diphosphate reductase; the protein is MTTDNSQTILKLRTGQEILLPQRKDLLGGLKFTRRFSHNEVHPYDEVDWTRRDVRIMDWKTGKTIYERLGLEAPAHWDDNAVKITADKYLFGSEPGSLEYEDSFRNIYDRISNTYTVWGWEEGYFATLEDAEIFNEEIKAMLVQQVWAPNSPVWFNIGHWEQWRWGRPDLRESYTGHGNKAYHTKGTKNNLKTFTVQSTYEYPQCSACFLTEVGDSMEDILDHLTTEGRIFASGSGVGINLSTLRSSKEPISGKGRSSGPISFDRGWDRMAGAIKSGGKTRRAARMVLMFSDHPDIFEFINTKNRQEDIAKVILREHNVHVELKQIAETKLVAGTPAEKAAARVILSLPLATRNSFDPHMDALLYGETLSHQNANHSVSLKGDFWQALANNGNTYTRWVTNPAHIEQTFRAQELLEAMAQSIWDNGEPGVHNNDVINLWNPVKSIGTITTSNPCSEYVFLNNTSCNLSSFNAYRFLTRGEDGKPVFDADALTHAARLAMVCADLNVERGGFPIEEIAEGTYKYRTTGIGFANVGGSLMALGVPYDSDEGRWIASQLCSALTAACWTASAEMGAELGSYVEYPASKKDLLAVLRLHNAAQKLASALPSQKDSKTLDDLIENIIANAGGILPEAQGLTASYALHAYLKSFKAPTMMNRERIAPAAKLAEAASDMWAKVIKATAHRNAFVSVMAPTGTISAPLGCYDEGTTSIEPDYTLVKWKQLAGGGSLKMFNRLALEGLRALGYPEDFVNEAALEVAGLDGLISAFQGNMDSVVNQLIVDPCNDQAGPVRLAWRRLLSGTESRSEIQEKVAYISNPANMAVLTVDELAVVNGAAHIESIPWLNKKDLPVFDCAATNGNGIRAISPAGHVLMLGALQPFISGACSKTVNMPVSAGVQDIYDSLIMSHELGVKCIAIFRAGSKANAVYVVDTPETRMFKANHVWEQLVNAGSDAIDEIIAEASKPRQRKLPGRRLGQTVKFSVGGQLTGYLTVGVYADGTCGEVFGRLGQVGSFASGMFEAYCKLLSTALQFGVPLKEVVKGFRNYSFEPSGFCRVGDDTEADTCTEIRSCASVVDLIAKILAWLFPESNGYRLRDVFSIPSVSLPGQAPDTTVSVLPPRIITAPAHPATPALPEIPVGKVPEGTMLNGASLCPQCHSLAYVQDGKCKSCRSCGYKDGGCGE
- a CDS encoding shikimate dehydrogenase family protein, which translates into the protein MKPYYTLADLLDEGHPFDAGESVPARLAVIGFPIAHSKSPAMQQAALDAAGIRARYIRIQASPEEFGEVVRLLRERGFTGANVTVPHKQAACSLCSDTDALSRVTGSVNTLVFQKDGSVSGFNTDGPGFARAIREEFSVDLRDLKVALLGSCGGAGLALAYTCAMQRCERLTLAGRSEEKLQELKNRLSSFFIDEHRLEGASDRLAAHQNNTPRFNAAVEDADLIVNATSLGLKPTDPSPVPPALLSAHHLVYDLQTHDDAFQMEARFQGARVSNGLSMLVHQGALSFERWFGVKPDISSMRRALEQKHD